The DNA window GTCGCGCAGGTCGTTCCAGGCCGCGTTGGCAAGTTGCAGGGTCGCCGCGGCGACGGGCCGGGCGAGTTCCAGTTTCCTCTGCATTCGGATGCGCTGGGAGATCGGGTGGTGATCGGTGACATCGGCAACTCGCGTTTTCAGTTCTTCAACCGGGAGGGCGAGCTCATTGCCACACTCAAATCACCCGTCACCATTCACCACTTTGCACTGGAGTCCGACAGTACCCTGCTGGTGGCCATTGCCGACTCCGTGTGGTATCTCGCCCGCGTGACGATGCGCGGCGAGTGGCACCCCGTTGCGCGGCGCCCGGTGCGCCAACATGCGAAAGGCTCGCAAGCGCCCGCGGCACTCATGCGATACGACCATCTGATCGCCATGCTTGGCAACGGGTCTTTCGTCGTGTTCGATCAGGCGGATGGGATGCTGCGGGAATACGATGCACGCGGCGAGATGCTGCGCCAACGCAGCCTGCCACCCGACATCCTGAAACAGCTGGTGCAGGCTCGCGACGAAGACATGAAAGCGCTCTCGACACGCTTTGGCGGCGTGCTCACTGCGCCTCTCATCAAGGAACTCGCCGGAGATCATCGTGGACATGTGCTGCTGCTGCTCTCCGCCTCGCCGATTGGTGGGTTGTGGCTGGACCTCAATCGGAATCAGGCGGTCTCGCTCGCAACGGACGCGCCCAGACGCGGTGATCCGCTGCTCAGCGCCACTGCCGGGTCGGTATCGGGCGACAGCATCGCCATTGCCTCCTTCGACGGTAGCGTACGCGTCAGGCGCATCGCGGCTCCACGGTAGTACAATCCACGCCACCTACTTCAGCGCATTGAACGCCTCCAGCACCTTCAGCAGGTCCGCGCTCGAATAGCGATACTCGCCAGCGCCGGCACTCACCGCGCCGTCAAACGTCTTCCCGTCGCGCTTGACCTTGAGCACCATGCTGTACGGCGGTGCCAGTCGATATGGGCGGTACTGCGCACGGGCGCGCACCGCCCGCTCCACCCCAAGCCGAATGGAGTCCTGCGCCTCGGCAGGCGACATGCCGAGGATGGCGGTGCCGATTTCCTGCTTCACGGCCACGCCGTCCACCGTGCCCAGCAGACCACGCAGCTGATTCACGGCTGCCCGGTCACCCGATACAAACACCACCGGCACGTTGTACAGGCCCGCCACCAGCGCGTTGTATCCGCCCTCGGGCAACGACACGCCGTTGACGGAAAAGTCCACCACGTTGCCATTGGACGTGTGCGCAAGGATCGCGTTGGGTGTACCGGCGCTGGCGTGATAGCCAATGAACACCACCGCGGCAAAGCTGCTGTCGATGCCCTCCATCATGTTCCTGGGGCCCGTGCTCACACCACGCAGCAATCGCGCACGCCGATCGAGGTCGGTTGGCAGAATGTTCTGCTTGGCGCCGTGCGAATCACGCACCACCACCTCTGTGGCCCCCGCGCGCAGCGCACCCGCGATGGCCGCATTGGCCTCCTCGGCAGCCAGCTTGCGGAAGTACTGGTAGTCGCCGCTCGTGCCACCCACATCACCGGAGGTGACCACACCCGCCAGGCCCTCCATGTCCACTGAGATGAACACCTTGAGCGGCGCGGCGGGTCGCTGCGATGCCGTCTGGGCCAGCGTGGTGTCGACGGGAACCATGGCGCAGAGTGCCGCGAGCAAAGGCAACGTGGCGTACCGCACGGTGCGGACCGCAGAGGGCAGACGGAACATGGGCGGGAGGGCGGGAGAAAAGAACCGGTGACCAGCGTTGACAGCTGCTTCACATGTCCCGTGTACACTGGGGCGTGAGCACGACATTCGAAACCTACCGTTCCGCTACGCGCCGCGTGGCCGCCCGCGCGCTCCTCGCCCTCGCACTGCTGTCGTTGGCGGGGCGTCAGGCGTCCGCACAGCTTCAAGGCTCGCCTTCTGCCAGCGACAGCATCCTGACCGCGTCCGTCTCGCGCGCGCTGGGCGAAATTGGCGTCCCCGGCGCGGTATGGGCACTCGTGCGCGGCGACTCCAATGAGCTGGGTGCCGCTGGCATCCGCGACAGGGCGAGTGCGGTGCCCATGACCGCAAACACGCGCGTACAACTGGGCTCAGTCACCAAAACGCTGCTGGCCACCGGCGTCCTCATGCTCGTCACCCGCGGGCAACTGGCGCTCGACGAACCCGTGGCCAGCTACCTGCCGGATCTGCCCATTCACAATCCCTGGCAGGCCAGCTCGCCAATCACCGTGCGGCATCTGCTCGATCACACCTCGGGACTTGGCGACGCGCATCTCTGGCAGGTGTTTGCCACACGGACGTCGCCTGATCTTGCACTGCGCCGCGCCATCGCGCGCGATGGCACACGGCTCGCGTTGCAGGCACGCCCGGGTACACGATTCTCGTACTCCAACACCGGTTACACGCTGCTCGCCCTGCTCGTGGAGACCGTCACCGGTGAGCGCTACGAGCGGTTTCTCGATCGTGAACTGCTTGCGCCACTTGGCATGACGCGCTCGACCTTCACGTGGCAATCGCAGGTCGGCGACAAGGCCGACACCACCATGGCCATGGGGCACTTTGACGACGGCACACGTCAACCGGCCTACGGGCTGGCCACACGACCGGCAGCACAGTTCACCACCACGGCAGGCGACATGGCGCGTTTCGCGCGCTTCCTCATGAGCAATGGGCGTATGCCACACGGCGACACATCACGTGTTCTCGTGGACGGCACGCTGCTGTCTGCCATGGGCGTGCCGAGGCACACCGAGGCCGAACGCGCCGGCCTCACGTTGGGCTATGGGCTCGGGCTGCAGTCGCGCGAACGCTGGGGGCTCATGACCCGCTGTCATGTGGGCAATATCGGCACCTTCCGCGCCATTCTCTGCGTGTTGCCCGATCAGCAGCGGGCCTTCTTTGCCAGCTACAACAGCGATCCGGAAGACGCGGCCTGGGACCGCGTGGATTCGCTGCTGGTCGCACAACTCGGTGCCAGGCCCACGGCGTTCCGTGGCCACGTGGCGGCCCCAGTGCTGCGTGGTGCTGATGCAGCGACGTGGATCGGCTGGTATGTGCCTCGCCCCACACGCTTCGAACAGTTCAGCTATCTCGACGCGCTCGCGCCGTTCCACATCTTCATTCGTGGCGACAGCTTGACCCTCACGCCGCTCGGCGGCACCGCACGGCACCTGGTCTGGCGCGGCGGTATGACCTGGGGCCTCCTCGGCCGTGCCTGGCCCACGCATGTGCTGCTGACCAATGGTCACGAACGCATGATCAGCGATGGCCAGCGCACACTCGTGCGCGTGTCCATGATACGCGTTTGGTGGCGGTGGCTCTCGGCGGCCGTGGGTCTGTGCTGTGTGCTGCTGATCCTGATGCGGGGACTGATACGCATCGCGCGCCGCGCCCCCGTGCGCGAGCCGCTGTGCTGGCCGGTACTTTCCCTCGTACCACTACTGGCGGCGGCCGCAGGACTGTTCCGTCAACCGTTTCTGGCCATTGGTGACATGCGGTGGCCGAGTGTGTTGCTGGCGGTTGGCACGGGTCTGATGCTGGCTGGCGTAGCCGCCGCGACGCTGCACACCGCCGTGCGCCTGTGGCGCACCCGCGCAACCTTCAATCGAGGCCTCGTGCTCGACGGCCTGCTGCTGACCGGCGCGCTGCAATGGCTGGTCACGCTCGCGTACTGGGGGTTGCTGCCGCTTCGACTCTGGGCCTGACGCGCATGCATCCGTGTTGGCCGGCGCCTGTCGAAACGCAGGAATGCATCGTAACGTAATGTGCAGATCCCCTACACCATGCGCATGCGCAGGAGGCGATGATGAATGCACCCGGTTGGAGTGTCCTCAATACCTACGCCACTGGCTTCGAGGCCGATTTTGTCATGGCCCAGCTCGAGGCTGAAGGCATCCCGGCCGTGCGGGACAATCACGAAAGCACCGCGCTCTTCGGCCTCGGGTTCCAGGGCGCCACGCGCTCCGGCTACACCATCATGGTCCCCACCGAGGTGCTGGACGAGGCACAGGCGCTGCTGGAGTCGGCGCCGGATGACGTCCCGTCTGACGTCCCGTTCGACGTGCCGGACGACGAACCCACGCCCTGACCGGTAGGCGCGCCCGCCCGTTGGGCGCGAACGATGATTTCAGAGGCCGCATGCAGTCCAAGCCTTCATCCCCCGTGTGGAGGCTTGGACCATGCATTCGCCCGCCATCATGCCCCAAAACTCACTGGTCGACGACTACCTCGCCGCCCTGCCCGCCCCGCAGCGTGAGGCACTCTCGGATCTGCGCACGCGCTTGCACGCGCTGATTCCCGGCGCAGACGAGGCCATCAAGACGCGCGTGCCCGCCCTGCGTTACAAGAACAAGACCGTGGTCGGGTTTGGCGCAGGCAGGACACACCTGGCGCTGTACGTCATGTTCGGTCGCGCGCTCGATACCCTCGCGGACGCGTTGCAGGACTACGACGCGACGAGTCGCGTCGTGCGCTACACCATCGAGCATCCGCTCCCCGACGCGCTCATCCGCAAGATCGTGAAGCTGCGACTTGCCGAGATCGACGCCCAGCAGAAGGGGTAACGGACACCATGCCCATGCAAACCAGCCCGGAGTGCGCGACGTCACGCGATGGCTCGCGCATCGCCCATTGGCGTTACGGCAGCGGACCGGCCCTCCTCATCATTGGCGGCGCACTGAGCGATCACTCGACCTATGTCCCACTGGCCGAGACGCTGTCCCCGGCGTGCACCACCATCATCTGGGATCGTCGTGAGCGGGGGCACAGCGTGCATGCCGCGTCACCGTACTCGCCGGAGCGCGAGGTCGAGGATGTGGACGCTCTGCTCTCCACCTGCGTGGGTCCGGTCACCATCTACGGACATTCATCCGGCGCGGCGCTCGCTCTCCGCGCAGCGGCCGCCGGGCTCCCCGTCGCGCGGCTCGTGCTCGGTGATCCGCCCTACTCGCCGCACACGCCCGACGCGGACGCCATGCGCGCCGAGCATGCGCAACAGGCCGAGCGGCTGCGTGCGCTCGTGGCGCAGGCTGACCACGCAGGGGCTGTCCGTTTCTTTCTCAGCGGGTTCGGATTGTCACCGGAGGAACTGGATGGCTTGATGGCATCGCCTGCCGGGGAGGCCATGTGCGCTCTGGCAGCGACGCTCCCGTACGACTACGACATGTTGGGCGATGGGCTGGTGCCGCTGGACGCCGCGAAGTCGGTACACGTCCCCACATTGGTGCTGGCCGCTCAAGGCGAGGATGTGGCCGCGCGCCAACTTTGCGCAGCGATTCCCGACGCGCGCCTGTTGGGCACGGTGGCACCCCTGCATGCCCTGGCAGTGGAGGACTACGCCCCGGACATCCTGCGGTTCGTGCACAGCTGACGCAGTTACCCAGAACGCGACGTCTTATCGTCGCATCCTGGCACCGCCGCCATTACCCCGCGTCGTTCGACTCGAGCGGCAAGGCCGCGAGTCGCGCACCCAGCTCGGCGAATCCGCGCGCGGTGGCCATCATGGCCGGCGTGGTGCCGTCCTCCATCACGGCATGTACCTCGGCGCCGCGCGCAATGAGCAGGTCACACAGGGCACTGTCGCCACGTGACGCGGCCAGATGCAGCGGCGTGACACGATGCGCACCAAGCGCCGCCACATCGGCGCCGGCAAACACGAGGCGTCGCACGATGCCCGGCTTCGTGGCCCCCGCCAACGCCGCGTGCAGCGGTGTGTTGCGCGTGGCGTTGGTGGAATGCGCATCGAGTGGGGCGCCGAGGTCGATGAGCAGCGCCACGGCTTCTTCGTGCCCGAAGAACGCCGCGAGATGCAGTGGCGTCCAGCCATCACTGCTGCGCAGCACCCGCGCGTCATCGTCGTTGAAGATGATCTGCCGCAGCGCGTCCACCTGACCCAGTGCCGCCGCCTCACAGGCATCGGGCCCGCGCTGCCGCAGAAAGAGCGGCGCCAACTCCGGCGCGCCCACATAGCAGCAGTGCAGCGCAAGCGTCTCCCCGCCCGGTGCGCGCATCTGCGCCCGTGCCGGGTCTTCCGCGAGCAGACGCTCGATACCCAGCTGATCGCGGCCACGAATGGCGGTGAGCAGGACTTCCGGTGCGGTGGGGACCATGGCGTCAGCGGCCCGGGGCGCCACCGCTGGTACCCGCACTGCGCGGCGCCGCATCACGCAGGCGCGCCACGGCCTCGCGCGCGGTTCGCAACTGCGGCTCGAGCGGCGCCTCGCCATCACGCCAGAGCTCAAGGAAGCGCTCATAGGCCTGCCGTGCCTTGACCGGCTCGCCAATGCGCTCGTACAGCGCACCGCGCAACATGAATTGGCGCACGTACACCGCCCAGGTGGTCTCCACCGACTCGCTGAGTGAGAAGCGTGCCGGGTCGATGAGTTCGAGCACCGCCAGTGCCTGACGCACGTCGCCCAGTTCCGCCAACACCACGGCGCGTGTCACCATGCGCAGGCCCGTGGTGCCGATGCGTGACGTGCGCAGCGAATCCACCGATGGGAAGCTGCGCGCAAGCCGACGTGCCTCGCTGCTGTCGCGCCGCTCAATGGCGAGCAGTGCACGCAGCTCGGGATACCCCGTGCTGTCGCCCTGCGCGGCCAGCGTGCGCACCGCCATCTCGCCATGCTGCACGTCGCGCGTGGCCAGGAACGTCATGTACGCACTCAGCCAGTCACGCTGCTGCGGTGGCAGGCCTTCAAGTTGCCGCGCCACACCCGTCAACTG is part of the Gemmatimonas sp. UBA7669 genome and encodes:
- a CDS encoding M55 family metallopeptidase yields the protein MFRLPSAVRTVRYATLPLLAALCAMVPVDTTLAQTASQRPAAPLKVFISVDMEGLAGVVTSGDVGGTSGDYQYFRKLAAEEANAAIAGALRAGATEVVVRDSHGAKQNILPTDLDRRARLLRGVSTGPRNMMEGIDSSFAAVVFIGYHASAGTPNAILAHTSNGNVVDFSVNGVSLPEGGYNALVAGLYNVPVVFVSGDRAAVNQLRGLLGTVDGVAVKQEIGTAILGMSPAEAQDSIRLGVERAVRARAQYRPYRLAPPYSMVLKVKRDGKTFDGAVSAGAGEYRYSSADLLKVLEAFNALK
- a CDS encoding serine hydrolase domain-containing protein, whose amino-acid sequence is MSTTFETYRSATRRVAARALLALALLSLAGRQASAQLQGSPSASDSILTASVSRALGEIGVPGAVWALVRGDSNELGAAGIRDRASAVPMTANTRVQLGSVTKTLLATGVLMLVTRGQLALDEPVASYLPDLPIHNPWQASSPITVRHLLDHTSGLGDAHLWQVFATRTSPDLALRRAIARDGTRLALQARPGTRFSYSNTGYTLLALLVETVTGERYERFLDRELLAPLGMTRSTFTWQSQVGDKADTTMAMGHFDDGTRQPAYGLATRPAAQFTTTAGDMARFARFLMSNGRMPHGDTSRVLVDGTLLSAMGVPRHTEAERAGLTLGYGLGLQSRERWGLMTRCHVGNIGTFRAILCVLPDQQRAFFASYNSDPEDAAWDRVDSLLVAQLGARPTAFRGHVAAPVLRGADAATWIGWYVPRPTRFEQFSYLDALAPFHIFIRGDSLTLTPLGGTARHLVWRGGMTWGLLGRAWPTHVLLTNGHERMISDGQRTLVRVSMIRVWWRWLSAAVGLCCVLLILMRGLIRIARRAPVREPLCWPVLSLVPLLAAAAGLFRQPFLAIGDMRWPSVLLAVGTGLMLAGVAAATLHTAVRLWRTRATFNRGLVLDGLLLTGALQWLVTLAYWGLLPLRLWA
- a CDS encoding DUF2007 domain-containing protein, whose translation is MMNAPGWSVLNTYATGFEADFVMAQLEAEGIPAVRDNHESTALFGLGFQGATRSGYTIMVPTEVLDEAQALLESAPDDVPSDVPFDVPDDEPTP
- a CDS encoding iron chaperone, giving the protein MHSPAIMPQNSLVDDYLAALPAPQREALSDLRTRLHALIPGADEAIKTRVPALRYKNKTVVGFGAGRTHLALYVMFGRALDTLADALQDYDATSRVVRYTIEHPLPDALIRKIVKLRLAEIDAQQKG
- a CDS encoding alpha/beta fold hydrolase, producing MPMQTSPECATSRDGSRIAHWRYGSGPALLIIGGALSDHSTYVPLAETLSPACTTIIWDRRERGHSVHAASPYSPEREVEDVDALLSTCVGPVTIYGHSSGAALALRAAAAGLPVARLVLGDPPYSPHTPDADAMRAEHAQQAERLRALVAQADHAGAVRFFLSGFGLSPEELDGLMASPAGEAMCALAATLPYDYDMLGDGLVPLDAAKSVHVPTLVLAAQGEDVAARQLCAAIPDARLLGTVAPLHALAVEDYAPDILRFVHS
- a CDS encoding ankyrin repeat domain-containing protein is translated as MVPTAPEVLLTAIRGRDQLGIERLLAEDPARAQMRAPGGETLALHCCYVGAPELAPLFLRQRGPDACEAAALGQVDALRQIIFNDDDARVLRSSDGWTPLHLAAFFGHEEAVALLIDLGAPLDAHSTNATRNTPLHAALAGATKPGIVRRLVFAGADVAALGAHRVTPLHLAASRGDSALCDLLIARGAEVHAVMEDGTTPAMMATARGFAELGARLAALPLESNDAG